The sequence GACCGGACGCTGCCTGCTTGACCAGGAGGCAACCAACGCGACACGGGGCTCTGTGGCTTTTGGCTGAGAGACATAGCCCGGTCCGGGAGGTCATGCTGGTTTTTCGTATACTGCTCGTCTTTGCTGTCCTGTGCGCAACAGCCCCGCCGACCGGGGCTGCATCGCCTTCTGCATCCGAAAAAGAACTGAAGAAGCTGGAAAAACAGCTTCAGGAAAGCCGGGATCGTGAAAAACAGTTGGGCGAAAAAGCCAGCGGACTGGGAAAGGAACTGGAAACGCTGCGCGAAGAAATTGTTGCCGCCGCCCGTTCGGCACAGGACAACGAAGAACTGCTCTCGGCTCTGGAACGGCGCGTTCGTGACTTGGGTCAAAAAGAGAAAGATCTTCAGGCACACTTGGGAGACCGCGAGAGCCAGATGGCAACCGTTCTGAGCGGCCTGGAACGTCTGGCCATACGCCCGCCGGAAGTTCTGGTCCTGCAACCCGGCCACCATGACGATACGATTCGAAGCGCCATCCTGTTGCGTGCTGTTATTCCCGAACTTCAGAAAAAAGCAGGCTCCCTGCGCAAGGAACTTGCAGGTCTGTCGACCATCCGACGTGAACTATCCACCCGACGCGCCGAACTGGCCACAGCCGTGAACAAACTGGACCGTCAGCATGCCCGGCTGGCAACACTCTACGCACGCAAGGCAAAACTGGCCGAGAGCACTGAAGCCGAGCGCAAAGCTGCTGCCAATCGCGCTGAACAACTGGCCCGGAATGCCGGAGATCTCAGGGATCTTCTGGCAAAACTGGAAGAAGATCGGCGCCGGCGGGAAGCGGAATCAAAACGGCTGGCCCGGCTGGCTATGCCAAAACCGCCCACACCGGCACCTGGACCTGTCCCGTCACTGGAGAGTCAACGCGGCACAATGGCATTGCCGGCGCGCGGACAGATTGTGATGCGCTATGGCGAAGAAACGGAAGAGGGGCTGAGTGCCCGTGGTGTGACCATCCGGACACGCCCCGGAGCACAGGTAACTGCCCCGGCTACAGGAACAGTTGCCTTTGCCGGACCATTCAGGGGATACGGGCTCCTCTTGATCATGGAGCATAGCGGTGGCTATCATGTCCTTCTGTCCGGTATGTCCCGTATCGATGCCGTTGTTGGTCAGAGCCTGCGCTCGGGAGAACCGGTCGGTATCATGGGGCCGGGTGACGGTACGCGGCTTTATGTGGAATTACGCCGGGATGGGCAACCCGTTAACCCCCTCCCTTGGCTCTCTGCTCGTAAAGGTTAGAACAGACTGATGATGCGGAAGTCCCTTATTGCGGCGTTGGCCGTCTTGGTTCTGTCCCTGCCTGTGGGGGTGACACTGGTCTTCCCCTCGTTGCAGGCACAGGCTAAAGCCGATGCATCAACCTATCGTCTGCTTGATCTGTTCGGCACCGTCTTCGAACGTGTACGACGCGATTACGTTGAGGATGTCACCGACCAGCAGCTGGTTGAATCCGCCATCAACGGCATGCTGACCAGTCTTGATCCTCATTCGTCCTACCTGAATGCCGAAAGCTTCCGTGACATGCAGACCCAGACACGGGGGGAATTTGGCGGCTTGGGAATCGAGGTGTCGATGGAGAATGGCTTGGTCAAAGTTGTCTCTCCCATTGATGACACACCGGCTTTCCGAGCGGGTTTGAAGCCGGGTGACTATATCATACGTCTGGACGACAAACAGGTTCTGGGCATGACCCTTCAGGATGCCGTCGAGCATATGCGCGGCAAGGCCGGCAGTGAAATTGTACTGACCATACGCCGGGAGGGACGTGATCCATTTGAGGTCAAACTGGTTCGTGATGTTATCAAGATCCGTTCAGCCCGCGCCAAGGCAGAAGGTGATATTGGCTACATTCGCCTGACAGCCTTCAATGAAAAAACATTTGATGCCATGCGGGATGGGATCGAGAAACTCAACAAGGATATTGGGCCGAACAAAATTCGTGGCTTTGTACTGGATCTTCGCAATAACCCTGGCGGTCTTTTTGACCAAGCTATCGCCGTGTCGGATGCTTTCCTTGATTCCGGCGAAATTGTCTCCACCCGGTCGCGCCGGAGTGATGATACCCAACGCTATAATGCGCAGAAGGGCGACCTGACCGGGGGACTTCCCATGGTGGTCCTGATCAATGATGGCTCTGCCTCATCCTCGGAAATCGTTGCCGGGGCCCTGCAGGACCATCACCGGGCCATTGTGGTCGGAACCCGCAGCTTCGGAAAGGGATCGGTCCAGACGGTCATTCCGCTGGCCGGGCACGGCGCCATGCGCCTGACAACCGCGCGTTACTTTACCCCCTCCGGCCGTTCGATCCAAGCCGTCGGGATCGAGCCTGATATCGAGGTCAACGCCAGCTCCCAACCGGTTCGCAGCCGCAGTGAGGCCGATCTGCCCAATGCGCTCAGCAACCCGGATGAGAAGATCAACAGAAGCAAGCGATCGACATCACAGCCGGACTTGGCGGGTGAGAAAGCAGGGCAGGCAGCGCCCCACGTCGGCGTAGCCCAAGGTAAACCCGAGGAAGACCTGCAGCTGGCACGGGCCCTAGATATCCTGAGAGGGGTTTCACTCGAACGTCAGAAACAAACACAGCTCCAATAGCCTGTAATGCCGGGCAGTAAGGATTTCGTTAGGGGTTATCTGATTATTGTTTGACGTCGGGCTACTCTTGCCCGACGTCCTGACTTCTGGGGAATGGCGTGGCGTTTTCGTTGAAATCGCTGTTCGGTGGCAAAAAGGAATCGGCAGACAGTTCTGGCGAGGATGAACTGCCGTTTCGCCCGGAGCCGGAAGAAATACCGGAGTCAGAAGTACGGCGTATCGAAGAGGAAAAGAAGCCGAAGCCTGGCCTTCTGGACACGATTCTGGGCAAGGGAAAAAAGAAAAAGAAGGGAAAAAAGAGCAGCAAGGGGGATGACGCCAACGCGGTAGGCGAAGGGGCTGATCCCCTTGACAATCCTGCCCTTTTGGCCCTGATTGCCTCGGAAGTTGCTGATCTTCCCCCTCCGGAAACAGCCGGGGATGATGGGGCCGCAACAGAACCCGGTGCTGCTGCCGGTCCAGGCCCATCTCCAGCTGATGCCATAATGCCTGACGACGAAGCAGCAGGCATAGATGATGTCGCCGGCATTGAAGATGAAGTCGGCAGCCCTGATCTGGATGACTTTGACTTACCACCGGCCCTGTCAGGCCCGGACAGAGCAGAGCAAGACTGGCGCAATCGCCAGAGGAAACAGGCCCTGATCGGGTCCGTACTGGCCATACTCCTTCTGGGTGGGGGAGGCGCGGCCTTGTGGTGGTTCATGCAGCCGAAACCACTCCCGCCGGAGGTTGACCCCGGTCTGGTTGTCATCAATGAAAAGGGTGAAGCTGTTGCTGTCCCTGCGCCAGAGCCTATGGCATCGGGCGACAAGATCAGCCTCATGATGCCTCCCCCTCCACCAGCCAATCCCGAACCGCTTCCAGAGCCAAAACTGGCCGAAGGCGCATCGGATCCATCCGCAGAACGCTCCAAGAACCGACGTCCATGGCTGGCCGGGGACGGAACACAACCGCTGCCGACAGATCAGGCTGCGCCCCCACCCCCTGCACAGACAACAGAGGCTGGAAAGACTGAGTCTGCCGAGAAACCAGCCGAGCCCACACCTCCACCCCCGAATGAAACAGCCACCACACCGGCCGTGGAAACAGCGCAGCCCCCTCCTACTGCACCAAAAGCACCCGAGCCCGCAAAGACTACAGTTATCGCCGGACTGCCCCCATTCCGGGATCCAGTTCTTCCGGAACCCCGCAAACCGGGACAGGCGATGCCAAGCTATGCGGCCATTCCGGTAAACAAGGGCGATCCGAAAGGACTGGATCCCGCACCGGATCCAAGCCTGATCAAGACATCCCGTTTCGGCCCGCTCCCCATGATCAGCAGCGAGGGAAAAATGCCGTGGAAGGTTTATCGCAGGCCCGCACCCGACACCAAGGGACCCAAGATCGGGGTTGTGATCGGGGGGCTTGGCCTGCACCCGGAAGCAACGGAAACAGCCATCACCAAACTG comes from Haematospirillum jordaniae and encodes:
- a CDS encoding murein hydrolase activator EnvC family protein, giving the protein MLVFRILLVFAVLCATAPPTGAASPSASEKELKKLEKQLQESRDREKQLGEKASGLGKELETLREEIVAAARSAQDNEELLSALERRVRDLGQKEKDLQAHLGDRESQMATVLSGLERLAIRPPEVLVLQPGHHDDTIRSAILLRAVIPELQKKAGSLRKELAGLSTIRRELSTRRAELATAVNKLDRQHARLATLYARKAKLAESTEAERKAAANRAEQLARNAGDLRDLLAKLEEDRRRREAESKRLARLAMPKPPTPAPGPVPSLESQRGTMALPARGQIVMRYGEETEEGLSARGVTIRTRPGAQVTAPATGTVAFAGPFRGYGLLLIMEHSGGYHVLLSGMSRIDAVVGQSLRSGEPVGIMGPGDGTRLYVELRRDGQPVNPLPWLSARKG
- a CDS encoding S41 family peptidase, giving the protein MMRKSLIAALAVLVLSLPVGVTLVFPSLQAQAKADASTYRLLDLFGTVFERVRRDYVEDVTDQQLVESAINGMLTSLDPHSSYLNAESFRDMQTQTRGEFGGLGIEVSMENGLVKVVSPIDDTPAFRAGLKPGDYIIRLDDKQVLGMTLQDAVEHMRGKAGSEIVLTIRREGRDPFEVKLVRDVIKIRSARAKAEGDIGYIRLTAFNEKTFDAMRDGIEKLNKDIGPNKIRGFVLDLRNNPGGLFDQAIAVSDAFLDSGEIVSTRSRRSDDTQRYNAQKGDLTGGLPMVVLINDGSASSSEIVAGALQDHHRAIVVGTRSFGKGSVQTVIPLAGHGAMRLTTARYFTPSGRSIQAVGIEPDIEVNASSQPVRSRSEADLPNALSNPDEKINRSKRSTSQPDLAGEKAGQAAPHVGVAQGKPEEDLQLARALDILRGVSLERQKQTQLQ
- a CDS encoding divergent polysaccharide deacetylase family protein; amino-acid sequence: MAFSLKSLFGGKKESADSSGEDELPFRPEPEEIPESEVRRIEEEKKPKPGLLDTILGKGKKKKKGKKSSKGDDANAVGEGADPLDNPALLALIASEVADLPPPETAGDDGAATEPGAAAGPGPSPADAIMPDDEAAGIDDVAGIEDEVGSPDLDDFDLPPALSGPDRAEQDWRNRQRKQALIGSVLAILLLGGGGAALWWFMQPKPLPPEVDPGLVVINEKGEAVAVPAPEPMASGDKISLMMPPPPPANPEPLPEPKLAEGASDPSAERSKNRRPWLAGDGTQPLPTDQAAPPPPAQTTEAGKTESAEKPAEPTPPPPNETATTPAVETAQPPPTAPKAPEPAKTTVIAGLPPFRDPVLPEPRKPGQAMPSYAAIPVNKGDPKGLDPAPDPSLIKTSRFGPLPMISSEGKMPWKVYRRPAPDTKGPKIGVVIGGLGLHPEATETAITKLPPDITLSFSPYAPQLENLVQRARSYGHEVMLDLPMEEQTFPSADPGPLGLLTALPPSENLTRLEMVMGKAGGYVGLLGRPGHFTGSGLPMQAILDALGKSGILYIQAGMPPATDSPDKKGNLSGYRKDTGPVAVSDLTIEARSWRSSVDARLEYAAHMAKTRGTALVVLFPSPLTFERLMAWNKGLATNGTRLVPATAVVNTSAS